In Deltaproteobacteria bacterium, the following are encoded in one genomic region:
- a CDS encoding ABC transporter ATP-binding protein has product MRAVIQVRDLGKCYKLYHHPLDRLWEWCSFSQKIRHRDFWALQGVSFSVQPGESWGIIGENGAGKSTLLKLIAGVTRPSQGQVEVQGRVGALLELGMGFHPEYSGRENIYFSAAMMGLAKLEVDALMPEILTFSGLGEFIDRPVKTYSSGMFTRLGFSVATSINPEVLITDEVLAVGDEAFQKKCIRRMEGFLGQGKSMLFCSHSMYHVRKLCQKAVWLEHGRVRAVGEAAEVANSYEDFIREREARVQQQTEAEKAAARSAPLAADGGEESAAFSRLRTVRVCNVAGDEASVFHMGDTIRIQVEAETGDGFAPIIAIGMVRNDKTAIYGIFSDIDRVTPRKIDERAFAITYEMLDLSLLPGSYTFRIHVLDPPGLRLFDTIEKDFLVRGDTRELGICRMPHRWIVE; this is encoded by the coding sequence ATGAGAGCTGTCATCCAAGTCCGCGATCTTGGCAAATGCTATAAGCTTTACCACCATCCGCTGGATCGTTTGTGGGAATGGTGCTCTTTTTCGCAAAAAATCCGACATCGCGATTTCTGGGCATTGCAAGGCGTGAGCTTCTCGGTGCAGCCGGGAGAATCTTGGGGCATCATCGGGGAGAATGGTGCGGGAAAATCCACCTTACTCAAACTTATCGCCGGGGTGACACGACCGAGCCAGGGGCAAGTCGAGGTACAAGGGCGCGTGGGTGCGCTGCTCGAATTGGGCATGGGGTTTCACCCCGAGTACAGCGGGCGAGAAAATATCTACTTTTCTGCGGCGATGATGGGCCTGGCCAAACTCGAGGTGGATGCCTTGATGCCGGAGATCCTGACTTTTTCCGGGCTGGGCGAGTTTATCGATCGCCCCGTTAAGACGTATTCGTCGGGTATGTTCACGCGCCTGGGGTTTTCCGTTGCGACCTCGATCAACCCTGAAGTGCTCATTACCGACGAGGTGTTGGCCGTAGGTGACGAGGCCTTTCAGAAGAAATGTATCCGCCGCATGGAAGGTTTTCTGGGGCAAGGCAAGAGTATGCTGTTCTGTTCCCACAGCATGTACCATGTCCGCAAGCTCTGTCAGAAGGCAGTGTGGTTGGAACATGGCCGTGTTCGCGCGGTCGGCGAGGCGGCGGAGGTTGCGAACTCGTACGAAGATTTCATTCGCGAACGTGAGGCTCGCGTCCAGCAGCAAACCGAGGCAGAGAAAGCTGCGGCACGGTCTGCCCCATTGGCCGCTGACGGTGGAGAAGAATCCGCTGCCTTCAGTCGTCTCCGAACAGTCCGGGTGTGCAATGTCGCGGGGGATGAAGCTTCGGTATTCCACATGGGAGACACGATACGTATTCAGGTGGAGGCGGAGACCGGGGACGGGTTCGCGCCCATCATTGCCATCGGTATGGTGCGGAACGATAAAACCGCCATTTATGGAATCTTTAGCGATATCGATCGGGTAACGCCCCGCAAAATCGACGAACGCGCATTCGCTATCACTTACGAAATGCTAGATCTGAGCCTGCTCCCGGGCAGCTACACCTTTCGGATTCATGTGCTCGATCCGCCGGGGCTCCGCCTCTTCGACACCATCGAGAAAGATTTTCTGGTGCGGGGCGACACGCGGGAGCTTGGCATCTGCCGCATGCCTCATCGCTGGATCGTGGAGTAG
- a CDS encoding ArsR family transcriptional regulator — protein MKIKRIEIGIKSWEENKKELRGIFRQAGDGGEIPIEKALYFTDLETFRKCLTPKRLELLWVVADKRPQSVRELAALVKREPKNVSEDLEYLRQVGLVEFRLSAAHGNARAPVVPYDRVDLSLDLRRRAA, from the coding sequence ATGAAAATCAAGCGGATCGAAATAGGGATCAAAAGTTGGGAAGAGAACAAAAAAGAGCTACGCGGGATCTTTCGCCAGGCGGGAGACGGAGGAGAGATTCCTATAGAGAAGGCCCTCTACTTTACCGACCTGGAGACCTTCCGGAAGTGCCTCACCCCGAAGCGGCTGGAGCTGTTGTGGGTTGTCGCTGACAAACGCCCCCAATCGGTACGGGAGTTGGCGGCCCTGGTGAAACGAGAGCCAAAGAACGTCAGCGAAGACTTGGAGTATCTCCGCCAGGTAGGTCTGGTAGAATTTCGCCTCAGTGCTGCCCACGGCAACGCCAGGGCTCCTGTGGTTCCCTATGATCGGGTTGACCTCAGTCTCGATCTGCGCCGCCGGGCGGCTTAG
- a CDS encoding type II toxin-antitoxin system HicA family toxin — MTGAEFIRRVKRVARAQNVTTRFEARHGKGSHGRLYYGDRFTTVKDRKKEIGPGLLQKMLADLGVSRNDLEE; from the coding sequence GTGACAGGAGCAGAATTCATCCGGCGGGTGAAGAGAGTCGCCAGAGCCCAGAATGTCACGACCCGATTTGAGGCGCGTCACGGGAAAGGCAGCCATGGAAGGTTGTACTACGGTGATCGCTTTACCACTGTGAAGGATCGGAAGAAAGAGATTGGTCCTGGGTTATTGCAGAAAATGCTGGCTGACCTGGGCGTAAGTCGAAACGATCTTGAGGAGTAG
- a CDS encoding ABC transporter permease, whose translation MGRAALLLSQRHLLGTMVRRDIGARFAGSSLGGLWTLINPAITLGLYTLVFTYIYRVQQLESGFGFTEFVFCGLWPWMAFQEACQRAVGAIVENANMVKKLQFPSELLVFSVILSSFVVHGAGFFLFLIGLMIWKGTVSVVSIALLIVPITLHIALAVGIGMMLACCNVFFRDVGQLTAAGFSIWFFLSPVMYPPSLLPEALQPILRWNPVSPILALYRSLILSHSFALSVELGYCVAVIGIFLWVGDRVFRRCRGFFADYL comes from the coding sequence ATGGGACGAGCCGCACTGTTACTGTCGCAGCGCCATCTCCTGGGCACGATGGTGCGTCGGGATATCGGCGCACGCTTCGCCGGCTCCAGCCTGGGCGGATTATGGACGCTGATTAACCCGGCTATCACGTTAGGCTTGTACACGTTGGTGTTCACCTACATTTATCGCGTACAACAGTTGGAAAGTGGGTTCGGGTTCACCGAGTTCGTGTTCTGCGGACTGTGGCCGTGGATGGCGTTTCAGGAGGCGTGCCAGCGGGCCGTCGGCGCCATTGTCGAAAACGCCAATATGGTTAAGAAGCTCCAATTTCCCTCAGAGCTGCTGGTGTTCTCCGTGATCCTGTCCAGCTTCGTCGTGCATGGGGCCGGGTTCTTTTTGTTTCTCATCGGGTTGATGATTTGGAAGGGGACGGTCTCAGTCGTGAGTATCGCGCTGTTGATCGTCCCGATTACTCTGCATATTGCCCTGGCTGTTGGCATTGGCATGATGCTCGCGTGTTGCAACGTCTTCTTTCGCGATGTTGGTCAGTTGACTGCGGCGGGTTTCAGCATCTGGTTTTTTCTTTCGCCGGTGATGTATCCTCCCTCGTTACTGCCAGAGGCGCTCCAGCCGATTCTGCGCTGGAATCCGGTGTCGCCCATCTTGGCGCTCTACCGCTCTCTGATTCTTTCGCATAGTTTTGCCCTCTCGGTGGAGCTGGGGTACTGCGTGGCGGTGATCGGCATTTTTCTGTGGGTAGGCGACCGGGTTTTTCGCCGCTGCCGGGGGTTTTTCGCGGATTATCTGTAA